The following proteins are co-located in the Bradyrhizobium sp. AZCC 2176 genome:
- a CDS encoding cupin domain-containing protein, which yields MAALEKGVTANGTGYGGKTWNILGQVYFPKAVTDSTFAFETNSEPGQFVPVHIHPTQDEFILVQEGTLDLKLDGVWVQAKAGDLVRMPRGIPHGYFNKSDKPARALFWVSPMQKLEALFNQLHNLTDPEEVVRISAQHEVNFLPPEANE from the coding sequence ATGGCAGCACTCGAAAAAGGCGTCACTGCCAATGGCACGGGCTACGGCGGCAAGACCTGGAACATCCTGGGTCAAGTCTACTTCCCCAAAGCCGTGACCGATTCAACCTTTGCCTTCGAGACAAACAGCGAGCCTGGCCAGTTCGTGCCGGTGCATATCCATCCGACGCAGGATGAATTCATCCTGGTGCAGGAGGGCACGCTCGACCTCAAGCTCGACGGCGTCTGGGTGCAGGCCAAGGCCGGCGACCTCGTTCGAATGCCACGCGGCATTCCGCATGGCTATTTCAACAAGTCCGACAAGCCGGCGCGCGCGCTGTTCTGGGTGTCGCCGATGCAGAAGCTCGAAGCGCTGTTCAACCAGCTTCACAATCTGACGGATCCCGAAGAGGTAGTCCGGATATCCGCGCAACATGAAGTGAACTTCCTGCCGCCCGAAGCCAACGAATAG